DNA sequence from the Vibrio pelagius genome:
ATTATACGATGCACGCTTATCGTCTTATTGAGAAAGACTAAGCAGGAGTAAGAGTTGGAGCGTGCAGCGGGAATCGAACCCGCATCATCAGCTTGGAAGGCTGAGGTAATAGCCATTATACGATGCACGCACATCGTCTTAACGAGAATGATAATGCCACATCTGACTGAAAACGAAACCTTTTTTTCCCAATTTTTATGTTAAGTGGTCGCATAATCACCGTTACGCTTTGTTTTTGTCCGTTATGATCTAGTGTGTACACAATTTAGCAAGTAATACCCATTCGAGTCTGTGTTGAAAAAGAGATCAGAAAAGGCTTGAAAACAAGAGGTTCTTATTCGCAAGAGAGTTTTGGTAGTAGTGGTTTTTCAACTCGCAATTTCAACGCAGTTATCAATCATTGTTACAAACTTGGGTGAGCAACTCTTTACTACACTGTAATAGTCTCTCATTTGTTATTAGGGTTTTATTTGGATTGGTTCAGCAAACTATATGGCATTGATATAATTGGTCACCATTTCAGAAGGGGGCTTTGTATAATGTGATTTTTATACTGAGAAAAAGCATAAAAATGAGTGACTAGTGCTACCAAATTGCTCGTCAATTCGACCCACGTTTGTTACATTTGCACCATATTTATTCACCTCGATAACGTTCATGCCTTCCCAGTATCGAATTAACAAAATTGTTGAAATCGGCGACACTCTACATCGCAGTGGCTGTGCTCCTTATAAACTTGAAAAGTACACACAACACTACGCCCAAAAACATGGTGTTGATGTGATGATCCAAGCGACACCAACGGCAATTAACTACCAGTTTCCTGATGATAATAATGCGGTTATTTTGAAGCGTCTTAAACCTGCTTCAATTAACTTGAGCCTGTTAGCGAACACCATCATTCGTATTAACCAACCGAGCAGCGAACCCGTTCCAGAACCCGTAGGCTATTCGAAGTTTGTCACAGCTCTAGCGAACATGGGGATTCCGCCCGCGTACTTAATGTTAGTCGGCAGTACTTTGGAAGCCGTGGGCTTTTCTGTTCTGTTAGGCTTGATGGTGTGGTTGTGTCAGCAAATTTGTCATGGGCGACGCGCCATTGCTGTCGAGTTCATTGCTGCGTTAATTACCGGTATTTTTGTTGCCTTCCTCGCCAGCACTGGACTGCCGATTCCTGTATGGGCTTTGTGTATTGCTTCGATTGTTCTGTTTGTACCGGGATTGTCGATCGCTAACTCATTAGAGTGTTTAGCGTTCAACGATTTGGTCTCGGGGACGAGTTTATTAGGGCAGAGCGCGTTAACCTTGATCAAGCTTTTCGTCGGTATTGTCATGGGGTTAAATATTGGTGAGGCATTATGGGGCCAAGCGGTGTCGATCTCATACATCAACGAAGTGCCCACATGGATGCACATATCCGGTCTGGTGTTAATCTCAGTGTCCATTGGTGTGATGTTCAACGCTCGACCAAAAGATATTCTGCTGGGTTTGCCTGTCGCAGTACTTGGAATGTGGGGACCATTCTACCTAGGCTTCGATAGTGGTTGGGTTGTTGGCACTTGGGTGACGACCGTATTGATCACTCTATATGGTACTTGGATTGCCAAAAAGATGGAGCTCACCGGTTCAATCTATATTGTCCAAGGTATCATCATTCTGGTTCCGGGCAGTCGTGTATTGGTAAGTGCTAGCCAATCGGTCTTTGAGCAGTCCATATTGCCAATTCCGAGCATTGGTTTGTCAGCGCTATTTATGTTCTCGGCTATTGTCGCGGGGCAGATCACCGCCTATTCAATCTACTCCCCAAAAGTGGAAAGATAAGTATCAAAACTCATGGTGCCTGTTTTATACGGGCATTCATGTTTTAATTTTGTCGTTTTTGAATGAGTGTTTACGATGTTCTTGCAGCAATATCATGAGGCGGCATGCCGAAAGTCTTCTTGAACGCGTTAGTGAAATTGGATGGATGCTGATAGCCTGCTTCGTATGCGGCTTCGGTAATTGATACGAGTCCTCTTTCCAGGTGTTGACGCGCGATTTCAAGTCGTCTGAAGCGGATGTATCCGTTGATCGTCATGTTGTAAGACTGCTTGAACCGTCTTTGGATATTAGAAACACTCATTGAGAACTTTTTCGCTAGAGTCTCTAAGCTGAGCTCTTGATCCAAATGAATTTCAATATAGCTGATCATCGCCTCAATACGCTCATCGTTACTTCTGTTTCGTATTGCACTTGAGCTGTTTGCCAAGCCTAATTTCTCTGGACGGTTTTGACAAACTTGGCAGCAGGATAGGGGAAGTTGTGAAAGTGAACTTGCCAACAATTGTTGTGTTAAGGCTTCTATATGCAGCTTCTGGTGGAAATCATCTGGTGTAGAACTTGTGGTTAATGTTTGGGCAAGTTGGAAGATCTGCTCTGTGATTTCTAGAGGGTAGTTTGCCGTATGCGATTTAATAAATTCGCGACTAGTGCAGTCTTCATTCATTCGAGCTTCAAGCCATTGTGGTTTTACTAAGATATTGATCTTATTCAGATGATTATTGGCGACCATGGCACGGCGGAAATTCGCAGGTTTAGCGAGATTTACCACAACACCTTGCGGTTTTTCTGATGCGTCAAGGCTGAACTCCAGATCATCATAACCAAACGATAATTTGCCCTCCAAGAGTATCGTGATCAAGACAGCGGCATGCGCCGTTGAGACGATTTTAGTATCCACGAGCTCTACACAACGCCCTCCATGAACAAAGATCTGGTCATTGTATTGATAAGAAAGAAAGGTCCCTTCAGCAAGTGAAGTCTGCTTAGGTTGGCCCTGTGTGACAATAATCTGCTTTTCTGTTTGCTCTAATTTTTTTGTCAACGTGACTTTGCCAATTCTAGCTCGTTTTGAAACTACTTCACCCATTTGACTTTTCCTCATAACACCTATGCGATTTTGCATAAGTGAATCGTCTGTCCATTTATAAACTCGCCTCATATTATACATGAGAATTATTATCATTTATATCTAGGAAAAGAATTTATGGAAAGCCCAATCCATTTGACCATTAAGCGATCAACATTATGTCTCGCAATCGGCGCGGCTATCGCTAGCCCTGCTTTTGCCGAAGATTCAACATCACACTTTGAAGAGGTGGTTGTGTGGGGAACTAAGGTGTCGAGTAACTCCGAGTCTATGGTGTCTGAAGACATGTCACTCAAACAGGCGGACCATATGTCTGACCTACTGCGTGATATTCCTGGTGTTGATGTTGGGGGCACGCACTCTGTTAATCAACGAATAACGATACGTAGTTTAAGCGAAACGGACCTCGATATTCGTTTAGATGGTGCGTCTCAACATGCGAATATGTTCCACCATATCGGTAACCTCACTCTGAACCCAGATATTCTAAAGTCTGCTGACATTCAGGTGGGTAACAATTCAGTGACGCAAAATGGACTGGGTGGTGCGGTTTACTTTGAAACGAAAGATGCTAAGGACTTGCTTCGTTACGATGAAACCTTTGGCGCTCGCGTTTATGGTGGCTATGCGACAAATGACAGCCAACAAGGTTCATTAACGGTTTATGGCACCCCAACGGATACCATTGATCTGATGTTGTATGGCAACTTTGTAACACGTGATGACTTCGAAGACGGAGACGGCAACAAGACCTTTGGCGCGGCAGGTGATGTCTATAACATTCTAGGTAAAATCGGCTATGAGCCGAGTGATCTACATCGTTTTGAATTAGCTTATGATCTTTATAGAGATAGTGGCGACTATAGCCCGCGTCCTGACATGTCTGGTGGTGCAAACGAAGGCTTGTCGAGCGATAAGCTCATCCCAACGGAATATGATCGTGACACGGTCACGTTGGGCTACGAGTTGCGCGGCGACACGCATCAAGCTGAC
Encoded proteins:
- a CDS encoding threonine/serine exporter family protein, producing the protein MPSQYRINKIVEIGDTLHRSGCAPYKLEKYTQHYAQKHGVDVMIQATPTAINYQFPDDNNAVILKRLKPASINLSLLANTIIRINQPSSEPVPEPVGYSKFVTALANMGIPPAYLMLVGSTLEAVGFSVLLGLMVWLCQQICHGRRAIAVEFIAALITGIFVAFLASTGLPIPVWALCIASIVLFVPGLSIANSLECLAFNDLVSGTSLLGQSALTLIKLFVGIVMGLNIGEALWGQAVSISYINEVPTWMHISGLVLISVSIGVMFNARPKDILLGLPVAVLGMWGPFYLGFDSGWVVGTWVTTVLITLYGTWIAKKMELTGSIYIVQGIIILVPGSRVLVSASQSVFEQSILPIPSIGLSALFMFSAIVAGQITAYSIYSPKVER
- a CDS encoding helix-turn-helix domain-containing protein, which produces MIIILMYNMRRVYKWTDDSLMQNRIGVMRKSQMGEVVSKRARIGKVTLTKKLEQTEKQIIVTQGQPKQTSLAEGTFLSYQYNDQIFVHGGRCVELVDTKIVSTAHAAVLITILLEGKLSFGYDDLEFSLDASEKPQGVVVNLAKPANFRRAMVANNHLNKINILVKPQWLEARMNEDCTSREFIKSHTANYPLEITEQIFQLAQTLTTSSTPDDFHQKLHIEALTQQLLASSLSQLPLSCCQVCQNRPEKLGLANSSSAIRNRSNDERIEAMISYIEIHLDQELSLETLAKKFSMSVSNIQRRFKQSYNMTINGYIRFRRLEIARQHLERGLVSITEAAYEAGYQHPSNFTNAFKKTFGMPPHDIAARTS